Proteins from a genomic interval of Equus quagga isolate Etosha38 chromosome 13, UCLA_HA_Equagga_1.0, whole genome shotgun sequence:
- the NUMBL gene encoding numb-like protein isoform X1: protein MSRTAAASGGPRRPEQHLPPAPCGALGPPETSRTEPDGAGTMNKLRQSLRRRKPAYVPEASRPHQWQADEDAVRKGTCSFLVRYLGHVEVEESRGMHVCEDAVKKLKAMGRKSVKSVLWVSADGLRVVDDKTKDLLVDQTIEKVSFCAPDRNLDKAFSYICRDGTTRRWICHCFLALKDSGERLSHAVGCAFAACLERKQRREKECGVTAAFDASRTSFAREGSFRLSGGGRPAEREAADKKKAEAAAAPTAAPGPAQPGHVSPTPATTSPGEKGEAGTPVAAGTTAAAIPRRHAPLEQLVRQGSFRGFPALSQKNSPFKRQLSLRLNELPSTLQRRTDFQVKGTVPEMEPPGASDSDGINALCTQISSSFASAGAPAAGPPPASAGTSAWGEPSVPPAAAFQPGHKRTPSEAERWLEEVSQAAKAQQQQQQQQQQQQQVAPVPAVPPALQPFPAPMGPFDAAPTQVAVFLPPPHMQPPFVPAYPGLGYPPMPRVPVVGITPSQMVANAFCSAAQLQPQPATLLGKAGAFPPPTAPSAPGGQARPRPNGAPWPPEPAPAPAPELDPFEAQWAALEGKPAVEKPSNPFSGDLQKTFEIEL, encoded by the exons ATGTCCCGCACCGCGGCGGCCAGC GGCGGACCCAGGAGGCCTGAGCAGcatctgcccccagccccctgtGGGGCCCTGGGGCCCCCTGAAACCTCCAGGACGGAGCCAG ACGGGGCGGGCACCATGAACAAGTTACGGCAGAGCCTGCGCCGGCGGAAGCCAGCCTACGTGCCCGAAGCGTCGCGCCCACACCAGTGGCAGGCGGACGAGGACGCGGTGCGCAAGGGCACGTGCAGCTTCCTGGTCAGG tACCTGGGCCACGTGGAGGTGGAGGAGTCTCGGGGTATGCACGTGTGCGAAGACGCTGTGAAGAAGCTGAAGGCG atgGGCCGGAAGTCTGTGAAGTCTGTCCTTTGGGTGTCAGCCGATGGCCTCCGAGTGGTGGATGACAAGACCAAG GACCTGCTGGTAGACCAGACCATCGAAAAGGTCTCCTTTTGTGCCCCTGACCGCAACCTGGACAAGGCCTTCTCCTACATCTGCCGCGACGGCACCACCCGCCGCTGGATCTGCCACTGTTTCCTGGCACTCAAGGACTCC GGCGAGAGGCTGAGCCACGCTGTGGGCTGTGCTTTTGCGGCCTGCCTGGAGCGGAAACAGCGGCGGGAGAAGGAATGCGGGGTCACGGCCGCCTTCGATGCCAGCCGCACCAGCTTCGCCCGCGAGGGCTCCTTCCGCCTGTCTGGGGGCGGGCGGCCTGCTGAGCGAGAGGCCGCCGACAAAAAGAAAG cagaggcagcagctgccCCCACTGCGGCTCCcggccctgcccagcctgggcaTGTGTCCCCGACACCAGCCACCACATCCCCTGGTGAGAAGGGTGAGGCAGGCACCCCAGTGGCTGCAGGCACCACTGCGGCCGCCATCCCCCGGCGCCATGCCCCCCTGGAGCAGCTGGTCCGCCAGGGCTCCTTCCGTGGGTTCCCGGCACTCAGCCAGAAGAACTCGCCTTTCAAACGGCAGCTGAGCCTACGGCTGAATGAGCTGCCATCCACGCTGCAGCGCCGCACTGACTTCCAGGTGAAGGGCACAG TGCCTGAGATGGAGCCCCCTGGTGCCAGTGACAGCGATGGCATCAATGCTCTGTGCACACAGATCAGCTCGTCCTTCGCCAGTGCCGGCGCACCAGCGGCAGGGCCACCGCCAGCCTCAGCAG ggaCTTCTGCTTGGGGCGAGCCCTCCGTGCCCCCTGCAGCTGCCTTCCAGCCCGGGCACAAGCGGACCCCTTCGGAGGCTGAGAGGTGGCTAGAGGAGGTGTCGCAGGCAGCCAaagcacagcagcagcagcagcagcaacagcagcaacagcagcaagtGGCCCCGGTGCCCGCCGTGCCCCCCGCCCTGCAGCCCTTCCCCGCCCCCATGGGGCCCTTCGATGCCGCCCCCACCCAGGTGGCCGTGTTCCTGCCGCCCCCACACATGCAGCCCCCTTTTGTGCCCGCCTACCCGGGCTTGGGCTACCCGCCCATGCCCCGGGTGCCCGTGGTGGGCATCACACCCTCACAGATGGTGGCCAACGCCTTCTGCTCAGCTgcccagctgcagccccagccgGCCACCCTGCTCGGGAAAGCTGGGGCCTTCCCGCCCCCCACTGCGCCCAGTGCCCCTGGGGGCCAGGCCCGCCCACGCCCCAATGGGGCACCCTGGCCCCCGGAGCCCGCGCCGGCCCCGGCCCCTGAGTTGGACCCCTTTGAGGCCCAGTGGGCAGCGTTAGAAGGCAAACCCGCTGTGGAAAAGCCTTCCAACCCCTTCTCGGGCGACCTGCAGAAGACCTTCGAGATTGAACTGTAG
- the NUMBL gene encoding numb-like protein isoform X2, with translation MSRTAAASGGPRRPEQHLPPAPCGALGPPETSRTEPDGAGTMNKLRQSLRRRKPAYVPEASRPHQWQADEDAVRKGTCSFLVRYLGHVEVEESRGMHVCEDAVKKLKAMGRKSVKSVLWVSADGLRVVDDKTKDLLVDQTIEKVSFCAPDRNLDKAFSYICRDGTTRRWICHCFLALKDSGERLSHAVGCAFAACLERKQRREKECGVTAAFDASRTSFAREGSFRLSGGGRPAEREAADKKKEAAAAPTAAPGPAQPGHVSPTPATTSPGEKGEAGTPVAAGTTAAAIPRRHAPLEQLVRQGSFRGFPALSQKNSPFKRQLSLRLNELPSTLQRRTDFQVKGTVPEMEPPGASDSDGINALCTQISSSFASAGAPAAGPPPASAGTSAWGEPSVPPAAAFQPGHKRTPSEAERWLEEVSQAAKAQQQQQQQQQQQQQVAPVPAVPPALQPFPAPMGPFDAAPTQVAVFLPPPHMQPPFVPAYPGLGYPPMPRVPVVGITPSQMVANAFCSAAQLQPQPATLLGKAGAFPPPTAPSAPGGQARPRPNGAPWPPEPAPAPAPELDPFEAQWAALEGKPAVEKPSNPFSGDLQKTFEIEL, from the exons ATGTCCCGCACCGCGGCGGCCAGC GGCGGACCCAGGAGGCCTGAGCAGcatctgcccccagccccctgtGGGGCCCTGGGGCCCCCTGAAACCTCCAGGACGGAGCCAG ACGGGGCGGGCACCATGAACAAGTTACGGCAGAGCCTGCGCCGGCGGAAGCCAGCCTACGTGCCCGAAGCGTCGCGCCCACACCAGTGGCAGGCGGACGAGGACGCGGTGCGCAAGGGCACGTGCAGCTTCCTGGTCAGG tACCTGGGCCACGTGGAGGTGGAGGAGTCTCGGGGTATGCACGTGTGCGAAGACGCTGTGAAGAAGCTGAAGGCG atgGGCCGGAAGTCTGTGAAGTCTGTCCTTTGGGTGTCAGCCGATGGCCTCCGAGTGGTGGATGACAAGACCAAG GACCTGCTGGTAGACCAGACCATCGAAAAGGTCTCCTTTTGTGCCCCTGACCGCAACCTGGACAAGGCCTTCTCCTACATCTGCCGCGACGGCACCACCCGCCGCTGGATCTGCCACTGTTTCCTGGCACTCAAGGACTCC GGCGAGAGGCTGAGCCACGCTGTGGGCTGTGCTTTTGCGGCCTGCCTGGAGCGGAAACAGCGGCGGGAGAAGGAATGCGGGGTCACGGCCGCCTTCGATGCCAGCCGCACCAGCTTCGCCCGCGAGGGCTCCTTCCGCCTGTCTGGGGGCGGGCGGCCTGCTGAGCGAGAGGCCGCCGACAAAAAGAAAG aggcagcagctgccCCCACTGCGGCTCCcggccctgcccagcctgggcaTGTGTCCCCGACACCAGCCACCACATCCCCTGGTGAGAAGGGTGAGGCAGGCACCCCAGTGGCTGCAGGCACCACTGCGGCCGCCATCCCCCGGCGCCATGCCCCCCTGGAGCAGCTGGTCCGCCAGGGCTCCTTCCGTGGGTTCCCGGCACTCAGCCAGAAGAACTCGCCTTTCAAACGGCAGCTGAGCCTACGGCTGAATGAGCTGCCATCCACGCTGCAGCGCCGCACTGACTTCCAGGTGAAGGGCACAG TGCCTGAGATGGAGCCCCCTGGTGCCAGTGACAGCGATGGCATCAATGCTCTGTGCACACAGATCAGCTCGTCCTTCGCCAGTGCCGGCGCACCAGCGGCAGGGCCACCGCCAGCCTCAGCAG ggaCTTCTGCTTGGGGCGAGCCCTCCGTGCCCCCTGCAGCTGCCTTCCAGCCCGGGCACAAGCGGACCCCTTCGGAGGCTGAGAGGTGGCTAGAGGAGGTGTCGCAGGCAGCCAaagcacagcagcagcagcagcagcaacagcagcaacagcagcaagtGGCCCCGGTGCCCGCCGTGCCCCCCGCCCTGCAGCCCTTCCCCGCCCCCATGGGGCCCTTCGATGCCGCCCCCACCCAGGTGGCCGTGTTCCTGCCGCCCCCACACATGCAGCCCCCTTTTGTGCCCGCCTACCCGGGCTTGGGCTACCCGCCCATGCCCCGGGTGCCCGTGGTGGGCATCACACCCTCACAGATGGTGGCCAACGCCTTCTGCTCAGCTgcccagctgcagccccagccgGCCACCCTGCTCGGGAAAGCTGGGGCCTTCCCGCCCCCCACTGCGCCCAGTGCCCCTGGGGGCCAGGCCCGCCCACGCCCCAATGGGGCACCCTGGCCCCCGGAGCCCGCGCCGGCCCCGGCCCCTGAGTTGGACCCCTTTGAGGCCCAGTGGGCAGCGTTAGAAGGCAAACCCGCTGTGGAAAAGCCTTCCAACCCCTTCTCGGGCGACCTGCAGAAGACCTTCGAGATTGAACTGTAG